Proteins encoded within one genomic window of Plasmodium cynomolgi strain B DNA, chromosome 11, whole genome shotgun sequence:
- a CDS encoding transportin (putative), with protein MHNSCYDNNNSYMEWKPNEKIYKTIIQALESSCNSSNNSVQIEVTKVLKDLNENVADAALYLLHIFMNKQEKNDVRQVGGLLLKNYINSKNKFLNNEILKIIKNEIFKLVEDEVKEIRNTAGSVITTILTKYEGIDKWPEALYNLLLLIERGNNDTQLLQKLFAYCAPQEKSIKKKYAAECLDLFITSSCFTTNGVFNDYFPQLWECLGFLASEEDTQILKIVVTCMTIITDTRYSSIFNNLDAIIQFMVNATNSCDRKVQLEALEFWPVFIKDRSYIAYSNYNNNSKTNDINKGDNYIDENVYKNINELRNEALKILKNYLPYLCKILVDNTVYTKWDYLTMDESHFQNDNANVPDLIQDISPEMYNNSSKNNDMNAQQVQEEMKINKMNSNSDSHTHMESNSRNGNMSSNNVNSIGSSNAGGAEGGGGGIGVGRGGGMMQSGDQANNDNHMDDYTDDEDEKNDDITARTWGNDWTVRKGAALCLDYLSNVYNDEILEFILPHIEEKLMSDKWNIRESAVLTLGAIAKGCMYSLSPFIPKVLEYLIKLLNDEKPLARSISCWCVTRFSSWICHPDNCEKWFEPVLLNLLKRILDTNKRVQEAACSSFANLEEDALDLLNNYLHEIVHTIQQAFQIYQAKNYFILFDVVGTLIDSVNIVKENNDLAHEIVNSILSKWNNIRISSPYIIALMECMSCITSAYGKDFLKYAKNVIRTCIKFLVLLYIDLEEEIKYYYSKKAGNTNSFIVNRNNISVTASELLAYYKINNDDYFNTLKDIDSISPSKKKDLIECSFDLLSRILSVINSNIMNIISENEFNFIPLVHRYCLKFENIKFDGVLNSKLIMNQGFNKLVFSPEGNPSSCSSTSAVKNGSLGIGKEEENDERTELAKHFLNFGILQSNFALIGDISRFCAQYLIPYLNDIIPFLIAHITHPSTPVSNNASWAIGEISIHINPQYMEVYVDEIIKQLIYICQNSKYHGCLLQNICITLGRLSSTYPKKIIFYFPQFLKTWLKIMSHGTQENEKINSLKAILETLYLNLDIAAENLQDIAYIILKYKYVSQNVNIFFHQFLATMKQKYPTQWKGIYSSTSDSLSSPIPSDMLNDLSTRFNL; from the exons ATGCATAACAGCTGTTAcgataataataattcttaCATGGAATGGAAGCCAAACGAGAAGATATACAAAACAATTATACAAGCGCTCGAGTCCTCATGCAACAGTTCGAATAACAGTGTCCAAATTGAGGTGACCAAAGTTTTGAAGGATCTAAATGAAAATGTAGCAGATGCAGCTTTGTACCTactgcacatttttatgaacaaacaggagaaaaatgatGTGAGGCAAGTAGGAGGgttgttattaaaaaattatataaactcaaaaaataaatttttaaataatgaaattttaaaaataataaagaacgAAATTTTCAAGTTAGTAGAAGATGAAGTCAAAGAAATAAGAAACACTGCAGGTTCTGTAATAACAACCATATTGACAAAATACGAAGGGATAGATAAATGGCCAGAAGCATTATACAACTTATTGCTACTGATTGAACGAGGGAATAATGAT ACCCAATTGTTACAAAAACTATTTGCATATTGTGCCCCACaagaaaaaagcataaaaaaaaaatatgccgcAGAATGCCTAGATTTGTTTATAACATCATCTTGCTTCACAACCAATGGAGTCTTCAATGATTATTTCCCCCAATTATGGGAATGCCTAGGATTTCTAGCCTCCGAGGAGGAcacacaaattttaaaaatagtagTAACCTGCATGACTATCATTACGGACACAAGATACTCCTCTATATTTAACAACCTAGATGCCATCATACAATTTATGGTAAACGCCACAAATTCATGTGATAGGAAGGTTCAGTTAGAAGCCTTGGAGTTCTGGCCCGTCTTCATTAAGGATAGAAGCTACATTGCCTACTCCAACTACAATAATAACAGCAAGAcaaatgatataaataaagGAGACAATTATATAGACGAGAATGTGTATAAGAATATAAACGAGTTACGAAATGAAGCactgaaaatattaaaaaactATTTGCCATACTTGTGTAAAATATTGGTGGATAATACGGTGTATACTAAGTGGGACTATTTAACCATGGATGAATCCCATTTCCAAAATGATAATGCTAATGTACCTGACCTGATCCAGGACATCTCCCCAGAAATGTATAACAATAGTAGCAAAAATAACGACATGAATGCTCAGCAGGTAcaggaagaaatgaaaataaacaaaatgaatagcAACAGTGACAGTCATACACACATGGAGAGTAACTCCCGAAATGGAAATATGAGTAGTAACAATGTAAATAGCATTGGGAGCAGCAACGCAGGAGGAGCTGaaggtggaggaggaggaatcGGAGTAGGACGAGGAGGGGGAATGATGCAATCCGGGGATCAAGCAAATAATGATAATCATATGGATGACTATACcgatgatgaggatgaaAAGAATGATGATATAACGGCGAGGACGTGGGGAAATGATTGGACTGTAAGGAAAGGAGCTGCTTTATGTCTCGATTACTTATCTAATGTGTATAATGACGAAATATTGGAGTTCATCCTACCACACATAGAAGAGAAACTAATGAGTGACAAATGGAACATAAGGGAAAGTGCAGTACTAACCTTAGGCGCGATAGCGAAAGGCTGCATGTATAGCCTCTCCCCATTTATCCCCAAAGTGTTAGAATACTtgataaaattgttaaacgATGAGAAACCCCTAGCGAGGAGTATCTCCTGTTGGTGCGTAACTAGATTCTCATCATGGATATGTCACCCGGATAATTGCGAAAAATGGTTTGAACCAGTTCTGTTAAACCTGTTAAAAAGGATTTTGGATACAAATAAAAGGGTACAAGAAGCAGCTTGCTCCTCCTTTGCCAATTTAGAAGAAGACGCGTTGGATTTACTGAACAACTATCTACACGAAATTGTCCACACAATTCAGCAGGCATTTCAAATATATCAAGCGAAGAATTATTTCATCCTCTTCGATGTGGTAGGTACATTGATTGACAGCGTGAACATTGTTAAAGAGAATAACGACTTGGCCCATGAAATTGTGAATTCGATATTATCCAAGTGGAACAACATACGTATAAGTAGTCCATACATTATAGCCCTAATGGAGTGCATGTCGTGCATTACTAGTGCCTATGGcaaagattttttaaaatatgcaaaaaatgtcataAGGACTTGTATCAAATTTTTGGTTTTACTATACATAGATTTAGAGGAAGAGATAAAATATTACTACAGTAAAAAGGCAGGGAATACAAACTCGTTTATAGTTAATCGGAACAACATATCCGTGACGGCAAGTGAGTTGCTAGCTtactacaaaattaataatgatGATTACTTCAACACGCTGAAGGATATCGATTCCATTTCTCCCTCCAAGAAAAAAGACCTTATTGAATGCAGCTTTGATTTATTATCCAGAATTTTAAGTGTTATTAATTCGAATATTATGAACATTATAAGCGAAAATGAGTTCAATTTTATCCCCCTTGTACATAGATATTGCCTAAAGTTTGAGAATATCAAATTTGATGGGGTGCTAAATAGCAAGCTAATAATGAACCAGGGGTTCAACAAGCTAGTTTTCTCCCCGGAAGGAAACCCTTCTTCATGTTCCTCAACATCGGCcgttaaaaatggaagtcTAGGAATtgggaaggaggaagaaaatgacgaGCGCACAGAATTGgcgaaacattttttaaattttggtATACTACAATCAAATTTTGCCCTTATAGGAGATATTTCCCGATTTTGCGCACAATATTTAATACCCTACTTGAATGACATTATCCCCTTTCTCATTGCACACATTACACACCCCTCCACGCCGGTGTCGAATAATGCCAGCTGGGCCATTGGAGAAATTAGCATACACATTAACCCGCAGTACATGGAGGTGTACGTGgatgaaataattaaacagCTTATTTACATTTGCCAGAATTCAAAGTATCACGGCTGCTtgttacaaaatatatgcatcaCTTTAGGGAGGCTATCCTCCACTTATCCCaagaaaatcattttttatttcccccagtttttaaaaacgtggTTAAAAATTATGTCACATGGGACCcaggaaaacgaaaaaattaattcactCAAAGCTATTTTGGAAACACTCTACCTAAATCTCGACATCGCTGCGGAAAACTTACAGGATATTGCTTATATCATACTTAAGTACAAGTACGTATCTCAGaatgtgaacattttttttcaccagtTTTTAGCCACCATGAAGCAGAAGTACCCCACCCAGTGGAAGGGAATTTACAGCTCCACGAGCGACTCCCTGTCCTCCCCCATCCCCAGCGACATGTTGAACGATTTGAGCACGCGGTTTAATTTATAG
- a CDS encoding hypothetical protein (putative), protein MNIPDERHLHRMNAPEERHLHKMNDDEMSCAEEDVKKKNDNKILYMHQVLESQFDKQIKEEQTIYERNADLRKYKDYISPQKKRAFTLGAIDGIGGISILNAPLMNPENAKIDPPILQLPSATNLIKNVHVKVHFDKNIDKSYKYRTQNSNRDIIRNMKPMYSLPEKVMTYYMHDGGHGRAEQKEERVRGGAVEDVKEDVEEDVKEDIGEGIEEDVKEDIGEGVEEDVKEDIGEGIEEDVKEDIGEGIEEDVKEDIGEGVEENIVEDVKEETKPNDPQMNKFGNDRPNSNADTEIGTPCEDTQMACNSNDTTDRAFRGEEYKVRSCHVSSPPAADKDAMWSGETQTMPAKAPLKAPSKTKLVKKNEEMKQNEEMKQNEEMKQNEEMKKIASVENTSAENKTPPDDTNGTKVDKNFENEDQLNFFKLNQIMSSTLTNALKMLADDVFV, encoded by the coding sequence atgaacataccTGATGAAAGACATCTCCACAGAATGAACGCACCTGAAGAAAGGCATCTCCACAAAATGAACGATGACGAAATGAGCTGCGCAGAGGAGGatgtgaaaaagaaaaacgacaACAAGATCCTTTACATGCACCAGGTTTTAGAAAGCCAATTcgataaacaaataaaagagGAACAAACTATCTATGAAAGAAATGCCGATTTAAGAAAGTACAAAGATTATATTtcccctcaaaaaaaaagggctttCACCCTGGGGGCCATTGATGGAATAGGTGGTATTAGCATCCTAAATGCCCCTTTGATGAATCCCGAAAATGCAAAGATTGACCCACCCATTCTGCAGCTGCCGTCAGCAaccaatttgataaaaaatgtgcacgtAAAAGTCCATTTTGACAAGAACATTGACAAGTCGTACAAATACAGGACCCAAAATAGCAACAGGGACATTATCAGGAATATGAAGCCCATGTATTCCCTGCCCGAGAAGGTGATGACCTATTATATGCACGACGGGGGCCATGGGCGAGCCGAACAGAAGGAGGAGCGCGTTAGGGGAGGTGCTGTGGAGGACGTTAAGGAAGACGTTGAGGAGGACGTTAAGGAGGACATCGGGGAAGGTATTGAGGAGGACGTTAAGGAGGACATCGGGGAAGGTGTTGAGGAGGACGTTAAGGAGGACATCGGGGAAGGTATTGAGGAGGACGTTAAGGAGGACATCGGGGAAGGTATTGAGGAGGACGTTAAGGAGGACATCGGGGAAGGTGTTGAGGAAAACATTGTGGAGGACGTCAAGGAAGAGACTAAACCAAATGACCCGCAGATGAACAAATTTGGGAACGACCGTCCAAATAGCAACGCAGACACGGAAATAGGCACCCCCTGTGAAGACACACAAATGGCTTGCAACTCAAATGACACGACCGACAGAGCATTTCGCGGAGAGGAGTACAAAGTAAGAAGCTGTCATGTGTCGTCACCACCCGCTGCGGACAAAGACGCGATGTGGTCAGGGGAAACGCAAACGATGCCCGCAAAAGCACCGCTGAAAGCGCCCTCAAAAACGAAActggtgaaaaaaaacgaagagatgaagcaaaacgaagagatgaaacaaaacgaagagatgaaacaaaacgaagagaTGAAAAAGATCGCCAGTGTGGAAAACACGTCTGCGGAAAATAAGACCCCCCCAGATGACACAAACGGCACGAAAGTCGacaaaaattttgagaaTGAAGACCAACTGAACTTTTTTAAACTAAATCAAATAATGTCATCCACCTTGACGAACGCCCTTAAAATGTTGGCGGACGATGTTTTCGTTTAG
- a CDS encoding 4-methyl-5(B-hydroxyethyl)-thiazol monophosphate biosynthesis enzyme (putative), whose translation MLCVACHISVTTASVEETEKVCLQSKNVVIADTLIDKVKDNTFDVIIIPGGMKGSNAISNCPTVIEMLKAQKSSNRFYAAICAAPETVLHRHSLIDDVEAVAYPSFESDFKHIGKGRVCVSKNCITSVGPGSAVEFALKIVEMLLSRDAALNLASGFLLHPSVTF comes from the exons ATGTTGTGTGTGGCGTGCC ACATCAGCGTGACAACAGCGTCCGTGGAGGAAACGGAAAAGGTGTGCCTGCAGTCGAAGAATGTTGTCATTGCGGACACGCTAATTGACAAGGTAAAGGATAACACCTTTGACGTAATCATCATTCCAGGAGGCATGAAAGGATCGAACGCAATATCGAATTGTCCAACTGTTATTGAAATGTTGAAGGCACAGAAAAGTAGTAACAGATTTTATGCGGCCATATGTGCAGCACCTGAAACTGTCCTACATCGCCATTCCCTAATTGATGACGTTGAGGCAGTAGCATACCCATCGTTCGAAAGCGATTTCAAGCATATCGGCAAGGGAAGAGTGTGCGTTTCAAAGAACTGTATAACCTCTGTTGGCCCAGGATCTGCTGTTGAATTTGCTCTTAAAATTGTCGAAATGTTGTTAAGCAGAGATGCAGCCCTTAACCTTGCTAGCGGTTTTTTACTTCACCCATCTGTGACGTTTTAA
- a CDS encoding mitochondrial import inner membrane translocase subunit (putative) — protein MNLNNNNNDSNYQNRRNNNILLNDKYINFKIFKKGEELTDQEKIFLKVHTYMNEGIIPKCIGMGIGGGFVGVLIGAFFFSMQPTNIDYNLSYKEQLKEQFHLFKQSIKSSCFNFAKIGFLFSFYENSLQKIRAANDITNTLYSGCLTGATISYKKGLPSMLGGCASFAAFSAVIEKLQRSK, from the coding sequence atgaatttaaataaCAACAACAATGATAGCAATTACCAAAACAGACGCAACAATAACATTTTGCTGAAtgacaaatatataaattttaaaatttttaaaaagggagaagaactAACTGATcaggagaaaatatttttaaaagttcaCACATACATGAATGAGGGAATTATCCCCAAATGTATCGGAATGGGCATTGGTGGAGGATTTGTGGGTGTTTTAATtggcgcctttttttttagtatgcAACCAACCAATATAGATTACAATTTAAGTTACAAGGAACAACTGAAGGAACAGTTTCATTTGTTTAAACAATCAATAAAAAGCTCTTgtttcaattttgcaaaaataggatttttattctctttttatgaaaattctttacaaaaaattagagCAGCAAATGACATAACGAATACGTTATATTCTGGCTGCTTAACAGGGGCTACTATTTCgtacaaaaaagggttacCTTCCATGCTTGGAGGGTGTGCCAGTTTTGCAGCCTTTTCTGCCGTtattgaaaaattgcaaaggtCCAAA